In Microbacterium sp. AB, a single genomic region encodes these proteins:
- a CDS encoding glycosyltransferase: MTRRLVIVVRADPVICGHSGEARNLAEAALLRGFHEVRIVTWPIERLESAGLPLKPLETVLPYSDGIVVERPEPVGDYKVIDGRYLGGLVGRLVELFTDGVPTVAMSLYLSPHTTAVTDAVEVARRTGLPVDVVTIAEAVGSDVTNVVRQCVNEGRFGAAAHVLESYLASDVCVAVSQYTKDLIVEEARVLDARHGTTYGVRCEERISISYPAIDASLFLGLDDADIARHLAARGLDRDGYVFYLSRLARAKGVEDLIAGFAQSGAAATKRLVIAGRGPEERELRAIAAASPAADRIAFLTDVDDAEKPFLFAGAAAYVLPTKPRPEFVETFGIALAEKALAGGGPAITTLTGGVGEAVGDTAMIIDVEAPEQIAAAVDRAVAMDAAERAGWEERARAHALRFDRMSVFDALFARVRAVETERV; this comes from the coding sequence ATGACCCGTCGCCTCGTCATCGTCGTCCGCGCCGACCCCGTCATCTGCGGGCACTCCGGAGAGGCCAGGAACCTGGCCGAGGCCGCGCTCCTGCGCGGATTCCACGAGGTGCGCATCGTCACCTGGCCGATCGAGCGCCTGGAGTCCGCGGGGCTCCCGCTCAAGCCGCTCGAGACGGTCCTGCCGTACAGCGACGGCATCGTCGTCGAGCGGCCCGAGCCCGTGGGCGACTACAAGGTCATCGACGGCCGTTACCTCGGGGGCCTCGTCGGACGGCTCGTCGAGCTGTTCACCGACGGCGTCCCCACGGTCGCGATGTCGCTCTATCTCAGCCCGCACACGACGGCCGTCACGGATGCCGTGGAGGTCGCCCGCAGGACGGGGCTGCCCGTCGATGTCGTGACGATCGCCGAGGCCGTCGGGTCCGACGTCACCAACGTCGTGCGCCAGTGCGTGAACGAGGGCCGCTTCGGCGCCGCCGCGCACGTGCTCGAGTCGTACCTGGCGAGCGACGTCTGCGTCGCCGTCTCCCAGTACACGAAGGACCTCATCGTCGAGGAGGCGCGCGTGCTCGACGCGCGTCACGGGACGACCTACGGCGTGCGCTGCGAGGAGCGCATCTCGATCTCCTACCCGGCGATCGACGCGTCGCTCTTCCTCGGCCTCGACGACGCCGACATCGCGCGGCACCTCGCCGCGCGCGGCCTCGATCGAGACGGCTACGTGTTCTACCTCTCGCGCCTCGCCCGCGCGAAGGGCGTCGAGGATCTCATCGCGGGCTTCGCGCAGTCGGGCGCCGCCGCGACGAAGCGCCTCGTCATCGCCGGCCGTGGCCCGGAGGAGCGGGAGCTGCGCGCGATCGCCGCCGCGTCGCCCGCGGCGGACCGGATCGCCTTCCTCACGGACGTCGACGACGCCGAGAAGCCGTTCCTCTTCGCCGGGGCGGCGGCCTACGTGCTCCCGACCAAGCCGCGCCCGGAGTTCGTGGAGACGTTCGGCATCGCCCTCGCCGAGAAGGCGCTCGCCGGCGGCGGGCCGGCGATCACGACGCTCACGGGCGGCGTCGGCGAGGCGGTGGGCGACACCGCCATGATCATCGACGTGGAGGCGCCGGAGCAGATCGCGGCGGCCGTCGACCGCGCCGTCGCGATGGACGCGGCGGAGCGGGCCGGATGGGAGGAGCGGGCGCGGGCGCACGCGCTCCGCTTCGATCGGATGAGCGTGTTCGACGCCCTCTTCGCCCGCGTCCGCGCGGTGGAGACCGAGCGCGTCTGA
- a CDS encoding aldo/keto reductase, whose product MTVPTVALNSGHDIPQLGFGVFLVPPDEAERAVSDALEVGYRHIDTAAIYRNEEGVGAAIAKSGIPREELFVTTKLWNDRQAGDAPHDAIRESLDKLGLDYVDLYLTHWPTPEKDTYSNAWAKLIEIRDAGLSRSIGVSNHLPEHLDRIVKDTGVVPAVDQVELHPAYQQRDVVAWAEANGTRIESWGPLGQGKYPLLEEPAVTEAAAAHGVTPAQAVIRWHLEKGFVVFPKSSRKERIAENFDVFGFALTADEIARIDGLDPLDGSGRVGSHPLQFN is encoded by the coding sequence ATGACCGTTCCCACCGTCGCACTCAACTCCGGCCACGACATCCCCCAGCTCGGCTTCGGCGTCTTCCTCGTGCCGCCGGACGAGGCGGAGCGGGCGGTGAGCGATGCCCTCGAGGTCGGCTACCGCCATATCGACACCGCCGCGATCTACCGCAACGAGGAGGGCGTGGGCGCGGCGATCGCGAAGAGCGGCATCCCGCGCGAGGAGCTCTTCGTCACCACGAAGCTCTGGAACGACCGCCAGGCGGGCGACGCGCCGCACGACGCCATCCGCGAGAGCCTCGACAAGCTGGGCCTGGACTACGTCGATCTCTACCTCACGCACTGGCCGACACCCGAGAAGGACACGTACTCGAACGCGTGGGCGAAGCTCATCGAGATCCGCGACGCGGGGCTGTCCCGCTCGATCGGCGTCTCGAACCACCTGCCCGAGCACCTCGACCGCATCGTGAAGGACACGGGCGTCGTGCCCGCCGTCGACCAGGTCGAGCTGCACCCCGCCTACCAGCAGCGCGACGTCGTCGCCTGGGCGGAGGCGAACGGCACGAGGATCGAGTCGTGGGGTCCGCTCGGCCAGGGGAAGTACCCGCTGCTCGAGGAGCCGGCCGTGACCGAGGCGGCCGCCGCGCACGGCGTCACCCCCGCCCAGGCCGTCATCCGCTGGCACCTGGAGAAGGGCTTCGTCGTCTTCCCCAAGTCGTCGCGGAAGGAGCGCATCGCCGAGAACTTCGACGTCTTCGGGTTCGCGCTCACGGCCGACGAGATCGCACGGATCGACGGGCTCGACCCGCTCGACGGCTCGGGACGCGTGGGGTCGCACCCGCTGCAGTTCAACTGA
- a CDS encoding LacI family DNA-binding transcriptional regulator has protein sequence MRKTPTVYDVADRAGVSIATVSRVLRTPDTVRPATRERVLDAVAELGYVPSGSARGLAERRTGVLGLYFPRFDAMDEVAALDVLSGDRVGPFTIVQDAEPRDDRGSMLFQDDVLRGAELEAWRRGFVLMVGIGRGDPRTSTVRDMAGRVDGLVVLARSIPDDVLVQLSARVPVVILAGPRRGDRYDHVTVSDAEAMGELTRHVLAQTGGRAPAYLAGPADSPDGAQRWQGFSEAIEAAGVPIASVPVLRGDFTRSSGRRIGEELVARGLPAALMSSNDRMALGALDAFRDGGVRVPVDVVVTGFDGIDVGAVSAPPLTTVRQPMIQLGRAAIQVLAHRLSAPDADPVSVSLPVEIVLRRSSLRSS, from the coding sequence GTGAGGAAGACGCCGACCGTCTACGACGTCGCCGATCGCGCCGGCGTCTCGATCGCGACGGTGTCGCGCGTGCTGCGCACCCCCGACACCGTGCGACCCGCGACCCGGGAGCGCGTGCTCGACGCCGTGGCCGAGCTCGGATACGTCCCCAGCGGCAGCGCGCGCGGTCTCGCGGAGCGGCGCACGGGGGTTCTCGGCCTCTACTTCCCGCGCTTCGACGCGATGGACGAGGTCGCGGCGCTCGACGTGCTGTCGGGGGACCGCGTCGGGCCGTTCACGATCGTGCAGGACGCCGAGCCGCGCGACGACCGCGGCTCGATGCTGTTCCAGGACGACGTGCTCCGCGGCGCCGAGCTGGAGGCGTGGCGACGCGGGTTCGTGCTCATGGTCGGCATCGGACGCGGCGATCCCCGCACCTCCACGGTGCGCGACATGGCCGGCCGGGTGGACGGTCTCGTGGTGCTCGCGCGGAGCATCCCCGACGACGTGCTCGTGCAGCTGTCCGCGCGCGTGCCCGTCGTCATCCTCGCGGGTCCGCGCCGGGGCGACCGCTACGACCACGTGACCGTCAGCGACGCCGAGGCGATGGGCGAGCTCACACGTCACGTGCTCGCGCAGACCGGCGGACGCGCTCCGGCGTATCTCGCCGGCCCCGCGGACTCGCCGGACGGCGCGCAGCGCTGGCAGGGGTTCTCGGAGGCGATCGAGGCGGCCGGCGTCCCGATCGCGTCCGTGCCCGTCCTCCGGGGCGACTTCACGCGGTCCTCCGGCAGGCGGATCGGCGAGGAGCTCGTCGCGCGCGGGCTGCCGGCGGCCCTCATGTCGTCCAACGACCGGATGGCCCTCGGCGCGCTCGACGCCTTCCGCGACGGCGGCGTGCGCGTGCCGGTGGACGTCGTCGTGACCGGGTTCGACGGCATCGACGTCGGCGCCGTGTCGGCGCCGCCGCTGACGACCGTGCGGCAGCCGATGATCCAGCTGGGGCGCGCGGCCATCCAGGTGCTCGCGCATCGGCTGTCGGCGCCCGACGCCGACCCCGTCTCCGTGAGCCTTCCCGTGGAGATCGTGCTCCGTCGCAGCTCGCTGCGCTCCTCCTGA
- a CDS encoding ABC transporter substrate-binding protein, whose amino-acid sequence MTIRDGVEWSDGEPLTADDVAFTFQMLKDTPGNDVYGAWRAEHRRDAGRRRGCGEPRRLRPPQPRPRRRRDAAARPPPVLRDPAHGPGRAGGLDDRDAGVPLDGRARRRRETAGIRASPRLLVPRELGGRRLRGRAGVHADVHRPGRPGPRAVGRRDDAHGMGVLPRGARARRAQRVGAQRRDAGARDGERHRHRGRRTADRLHEARSTTTSGRAGTGRRSGSSPSIARPSRAPKPSLAWLGEVARRGGLDA is encoded by the coding sequence ATGACGATCCGCGACGGCGTCGAGTGGAGCGACGGCGAGCCGCTCACCGCGGACGACGTCGCCTTCACGTTCCAGATGCTGAAGGACACCCCGGGGAACGACGTCTACGGGGCCTGGCGAGCCGAACATCGCCGCGATGCTGGCCGGCGGCGAGGATGCGGCGAACCTCGTCGCCTACGGCCTCCCCAACCCCGACCTCGGCGTCGCCGAGACGCTGCTGCGCGCCCACCGCCGGTCCTCCGAGATCCTGCACACGGTCCCGGGCGCGCAGGCGGGCTGGACGATCGCGACGCAGGCGTTCCACTCGACGGGCGAGCCCGGCGCCGACGAGAGACTGCGGGAATACGGGCATCCCCGCGACTTCTGGTACCTCGAGAACTCGGCGGGCGACGACTTCGTGGGCGTGCAGGCGTACACGCGGACGTTCATCGGCCCGGACGGCCCGGTCCCCGTGCGGTCGGACGTCGAGACGACGCTCACGGGATGGGAGTTCTTCCCCGAGGCGCTCGAGCTCGGCGTGCGCAGCGCGTGGGAGCTCAGCGGCGGGACGCCGGTGCTCGTGACGGAGAACGGCATCGCCACCGCGGACGACGCACGGCGGATCGCCTGCACGAGGCGCGCTCGACAACGACGAGTGGGCGAGCGGGTACCGGCCGACGTTCGGGCTCATCTCCTTCGATCGCGAGACCTTCGCGCGCGCCGAAGCCGAGCCTCGCGTGGCTCGGCGAGGTCGCGCGCCGAGGCGGCCTCGACGCCTGA
- a CDS encoding family 78 glycoside hydrolase catalytic domain, with product MSHPARSHVVELRTGGRGAPRFAGSAEPALTWRVESEAEGWSQGSATIEARRGGILERHVVQGAQSASVGWPFAPLRAYETAEVRVVVTGADGVELEPGAWTAVEAGPLRPEDWTAAFVAAAADDSAGAPAPPSARDGATEERVRDALTAGGPDRLVSRFRRELPVSRRVARALLSYTAHGVVEFRIDDEPVSDELLAPGWTAYRDRLLFSTVDVTAALSPGEHMLGAWVGPGWYAEYFGFDGDFFRTWTGPRALSAQLRIEYADGGVETIVTDAEWSATIDGPIRFASVYQGERYDARLEDDGLAVGGTLTGSAPVVVLEADPGRLRPAALPPVRVTETRAVVDVVESATGETILDVGQNLVGRLRVRVKGAAGTTISLRHAEVLEHDELGIRPLRFAAAADTYTLAGAGVEEWAPRFTFHGFRYAQITGVEPGAVEVVAEVLHTDLVRTGWLSTDVPEIDRLHANVVWGARGNFVSIPTDCPQRDERLGWTGDLQVFAPTAGYLFDTQAFLSSWLEDVAADQARIGGIGPLYSPLIDQRLFAPAPMAAWSDVTTVVPSVLRRQFADRGVIERQYPSMKAWVDVVRGESVDGLWEKGMQLADWLDPTAPPDRPAEARTDPYLVATAYSFRSATLVAEAAALLGKDEDAAEYAAVAAGVRAAFNRAYVTPAGRMMSDSQTAYAVAIVFGLLPDELVAPAGARLAAIVERGGHRIGTGFVGTPIVSDALTISGHRATAQRMLQTDELPSWLYPVSMGATTIWERWDSMLPDGTINPGEMTSFNHYALGAVADWLHRDVGGIAPLEPGYRRILVRPRAGLVSRAEARHDSVFGPIRVEWTAADPALGEHSPLEATVVVPPNTTAVVDLPGREPVEVGSGTHRFAP from the coding sequence ATGTCGCACCCCGCCCGCTCCCACGTCGTCGAGCTCCGCACAGGAGGCCGGGGAGCACCGCGCTTCGCCGGAAGCGCGGAGCCCGCGCTCACGTGGCGCGTCGAGAGCGAGGCCGAGGGATGGTCGCAGGGCTCGGCGACGATCGAGGCGCGCCGCGGCGGGATCCTCGAGAGGCATGTCGTGCAGGGCGCGCAGAGCGCGTCGGTCGGCTGGCCCTTCGCCCCGCTGCGCGCGTACGAGACCGCCGAGGTGCGCGTCGTCGTGACGGGAGCGGACGGCGTCGAGCTCGAACCCGGAGCCTGGACCGCCGTCGAGGCGGGGCCCCTCCGCCCCGAGGACTGGACGGCGGCCTTCGTCGCGGCCGCCGCGGACGACTCCGCCGGGGCTCCTGCGCCGCCGAGCGCGCGCGACGGGGCGACCGAGGAGCGGGTTCGCGACGCGCTCACGGCGGGCGGTCCGGACCGTCTCGTGAGTCGTTTCCGCAGAGAGCTGCCCGTCAGCCGTCGGGTCGCCCGAGCGCTGCTGTCGTACACCGCGCACGGGGTGGTGGAGTTCCGCATCGACGACGAGCCCGTGTCGGACGAGCTCCTCGCGCCCGGATGGACCGCCTACCGCGACCGTCTGCTCTTCAGCACGGTCGACGTCACGGCGGCGCTCTCCCCAGGGGAGCACATGCTCGGCGCCTGGGTCGGACCCGGCTGGTACGCCGAGTACTTCGGCTTCGACGGCGACTTCTTCCGCACCTGGACGGGGCCGCGTGCGCTGTCCGCGCAGCTGCGCATCGAGTACGCCGACGGCGGCGTCGAGACGATCGTCACTGACGCGGAGTGGTCGGCGACGATCGACGGCCCGATCCGCTTCGCGAGCGTCTACCAGGGCGAGCGATACGACGCGCGGCTCGAGGACGACGGCCTCGCCGTCGGAGGCACGCTGACCGGGTCGGCGCCCGTCGTCGTGCTCGAGGCCGACCCCGGCCGCCTGCGCCCGGCGGCGCTGCCGCCCGTGCGGGTCACCGAGACGCGCGCCGTCGTGGACGTCGTCGAGAGCGCGACGGGGGAGACCATCCTCGACGTCGGCCAGAACCTGGTCGGGCGTCTCCGCGTCCGCGTGAAGGGCGCTGCGGGCACGACGATCTCGCTTCGGCATGCGGAGGTCTTGGAGCACGACGAGCTCGGCATCCGCCCGCTTCGGTTCGCCGCCGCCGCCGACACGTACACGCTGGCGGGCGCCGGCGTCGAGGAGTGGGCGCCCCGGTTCACCTTCCACGGGTTCAGGTACGCGCAGATCACGGGCGTCGAGCCGGGCGCGGTCGAGGTCGTGGCAGAGGTCCTCCACACCGACCTCGTGCGGACGGGCTGGCTCTCGACGGATGTCCCGGAGATCGACCGGCTCCACGCCAACGTCGTCTGGGGCGCGCGCGGCAACTTCGTGTCGATCCCCACCGACTGCCCGCAGCGCGACGAGCGTCTCGGCTGGACGGGCGACCTCCAGGTCTTCGCCCCGACCGCGGGATACCTCTTCGACACGCAGGCGTTCCTGTCGTCGTGGCTCGAGGACGTCGCGGCCGACCAGGCGCGCATCGGCGGCATCGGCCCGCTCTACTCCCCGCTCATCGATCAGAGGCTCTTCGCCCCCGCGCCGATGGCCGCCTGGAGCGACGTGACCACGGTCGTGCCGAGCGTGCTGCGCCGCCAGTTCGCCGACCGGGGCGTGATCGAGCGCCAGTACCCCAGCATGAAGGCGTGGGTGGACGTCGTTCGCGGCGAGTCCGTCGACGGGCTGTGGGAGAAGGGGATGCAGCTGGCCGACTGGCTCGACCCCACGGCGCCGCCGGATCGGCCCGCCGAGGCGAGGACCGATCCCTATCTCGTGGCGACGGCGTACTCTTTCCGCTCCGCGACGCTCGTCGCCGAGGCGGCCGCGCTGCTGGGGAAGGACGAAGACGCCGCGGAGTACGCCGCGGTGGCCGCCGGGGTGCGTGCCGCGTTCAACCGCGCGTACGTGACGCCCGCGGGCCGCATGATGTCGGACAGCCAGACCGCGTACGCCGTCGCGATCGTGTTCGGCCTGCTGCCGGACGAGCTCGTCGCCCCGGCCGGCGCACGCCTCGCGGCCATCGTCGAGCGCGGCGGGCACCGCATCGGCACGGGCTTCGTCGGCACCCCGATCGTGAGCGACGCGCTGACGATCTCGGGCCACCGTGCGACCGCGCAGCGGATGCTGCAGACGGACGAGCTCCCCAGCTGGCTCTACCCCGTCTCGATGGGCGCCACGACGATCTGGGAGCGCTGGGACTCGATGCTGCCCGACGGCACGATCAACCCGGGCGAGATGACGTCGTTCAACCACTACGCCCTGGGCGCCGTGGCGGACTGGCTGCACCGAGACGTCGGCGGCATCGCGCCTCTCGAGCCCGGATACCGGCGCATCCTCGTGCGCCCGCGAGCGGGTCTCGTCTCACGGGCCGAGGCGCGCCACGACTCGGTGTTCGGCCCCATCCGCGTCGAGTGGACGGCCGCCGACCCCGCCCTGGGGGAGCACAGCCCCCTCGAGGCGACCGTCGTCGTCCCGCCCAACACCACGGCCGTGGTCGACCTCCCCGGCCGCGAGCCCGTCGAGGTCGGCTCCGGCACGCACCGCTTCGCCCCCTGA
- a CDS encoding dolichyl-phosphate-mannose--protein mannosyltransferase: protein MAHARLEVSGRDTLLRTARRHAPWLVPTLLTVLAGLLRIVGLGHPHELVFDETYYVKDAWTLLHLGYESQWPDGANESFLAGDTGVYSTDASFVVHPPLGKWIIALGLAVFGADSGWGWRIGTALVGTALVPLLYVVAKRLSGSIAVGGVAGLLLAIDSLAIAMSRVALLDGILAFFLLLGFWFVLLDVRDARARVLRDRTSWGPVVWARPWLVAAGAAFGAASAVKWSGLYALAGVGIGLVVVDALWRRRAGVREWYFSAILRQGPVTFLLLVPAAFVVYLVSWTGWLVTTGGYDRLSDANPLLALWNYHEGVYGFHVGLSTSHPYASPAWQWPLLLRPTAMWLSRPEAGTTTCGWSDDCIGVISSIPNPVVWYAGVAAAILLVWVLVRTRRARYAFPLAGLGVTYVPWLLYPERTVFQFYTIAMLPFLVLALVLALQHLVREREPQLLPDPTDEEIASATGVAQRTRRAWRVVVGVFLVVATLCALFYLPLALGIMEPYPLWQLHNWMTSWV from the coding sequence GTGGCGCACGCACGGCTCGAGGTCTCCGGTCGAGACACCCTTCTGCGTACGGCGCGGCGTCATGCGCCGTGGCTCGTGCCGACGCTCCTCACCGTGCTGGCCGGCCTCCTGCGCATCGTGGGCCTCGGCCATCCGCACGAGCTCGTCTTCGACGAGACGTACTACGTCAAGGACGCCTGGACGCTCCTGCACCTCGGGTACGAGAGCCAGTGGCCCGACGGCGCGAACGAGAGCTTCCTGGCGGGCGACACGGGCGTCTACTCGACCGATGCGTCGTTCGTCGTCCATCCCCCGCTCGGGAAGTGGATCATCGCGCTGGGGCTCGCGGTCTTCGGCGCCGACTCGGGCTGGGGATGGCGGATCGGCACGGCCCTGGTCGGCACCGCGCTCGTGCCTCTCCTGTACGTCGTCGCAAAGCGGCTGTCGGGATCGATCGCCGTCGGCGGGGTCGCCGGCCTCCTCCTCGCGATCGACTCGCTCGCGATCGCGATGAGCCGCGTCGCGCTGCTCGACGGGATCCTGGCGTTCTTCCTCCTGCTGGGCTTCTGGTTCGTCCTCCTCGACGTGCGGGACGCGCGTGCGCGCGTGCTGCGCGACCGGACGTCGTGGGGCCCCGTCGTGTGGGCGCGTCCGTGGCTCGTCGCCGCGGGGGCCGCCTTCGGCGCCGCGAGCGCCGTGAAGTGGTCGGGCCTGTACGCGCTCGCGGGCGTGGGCATCGGGCTCGTCGTCGTCGACGCGCTGTGGCGCCGCCGCGCCGGAGTCCGGGAATGGTACTTCTCCGCCATCCTGCGCCAGGGGCCCGTCACCTTCCTGCTCCTCGTGCCCGCCGCGTTCGTCGTGTACCTCGTCAGCTGGACCGGCTGGCTGGTGACGACGGGGGGCTACGACCGCCTGTCCGACGCGAACCCGCTCCTGGCGCTCTGGAACTACCACGAGGGCGTCTACGGGTTCCACGTCGGCCTCAGCACGAGCCATCCGTACGCGAGCCCTGCCTGGCAGTGGCCCCTGCTGCTGCGGCCCACGGCGATGTGGCTGTCGCGTCCCGAGGCCGGGACCACGACCTGCGGATGGTCGGACGACTGCATCGGGGTGATCTCGAGCATCCCGAACCCCGTCGTCTGGTACGCGGGGGTCGCCGCCGCGATCCTCCTCGTCTGGGTGCTCGTGCGCACGCGCCGAGCACGCTACGCGTTCCCCCTCGCGGGGCTCGGGGTGACCTACGTGCCGTGGCTGCTCTACCCCGAGCGCACGGTGTTCCAGTTCTACACGATCGCGATGCTGCCCTTCCTCGTGCTCGCGCTCGTCCTGGCGCTGCAGCATCTCGTGCGCGAGCGCGAGCCGCAGCTCCTGCCGGACCCGACGGACGAGGAGATCGCCTCCGCGACGGGCGTCGCACAGCGCACGCGCCGGGCCTGGCGCGTCGTCGTGGGCGTCTTCCTCGTCGTCGCGACCCTCTGCGCGCTCTTCTACCTGCCTCTCGCGCTGGGCATCATGGAGCCCTACCCGCTGTGGCAGCTGCACAACTGGATGACGAGCTGGGTCTGA
- a CDS encoding DUF4407 domain-containing protein, which translates to MSYSAHRPGRFDSQGRIVLPDDDPADPALGVDEPQYHERGFVPAGAEGVSDATGAEAETEPIGTASAETDRLDPVTAEERVPRPRRPRRRAPRTPGSTLRRLAILGGADGHVLDTVPTETPRFVQMFFVLLGTALVSALSMLFALTTGVQVVVWVAVPLAIVWAGIIFNLDRFLTSTMTATRSVWRLIGLAFPRLIMALLIGVVVAEPVVLQAFRNDIAQEVASTNIVQAQEDQAALDSGPEKQALDEATARLADLQNQAATGVVSGTDSASASQAAAQATVDDLTEKLAAQQTVIDEARALYQCELEGTGAGEVAGCTGVEGEGASSDAAEAQLAAAQATYDDLAAQLRDANEALAETESAAAEQTSASEATNRQAAEDQLPAAQTAYDAALAAYDARAASVAETNAGAIGLLSQISGLNRLSEREPTILWAHLLIAGLFLMIELLPVIVKVLTSFGDPSLYEKAAAVRRQVALDRVNSEGFRDRADILAAESGSPPRAAQPA; encoded by the coding sequence ATGTCCTATTCCGCGCATCGCCCTGGGCGCTTCGACTCGCAGGGGCGGATCGTCCTCCCCGACGACGACCCCGCAGACCCCGCCCTCGGCGTCGACGAGCCGCAGTACCACGAGCGCGGGTTCGTCCCCGCGGGCGCGGAGGGCGTCTCCGACGCGACCGGCGCGGAGGCCGAGACGGAGCCGATCGGGACCGCGTCGGCCGAGACCGACCGGCTCGATCCGGTGACCGCGGAGGAGCGCGTGCCGAGGCCCCGGCGCCCGCGGCGGCGCGCACCGCGCACGCCGGGGTCGACGCTGCGGCGCCTCGCGATCCTCGGCGGCGCCGACGGGCACGTGCTCGACACCGTGCCCACCGAGACCCCGCGCTTCGTGCAGATGTTCTTCGTGCTGCTCGGGACGGCGCTCGTGTCGGCCCTGTCGATGCTGTTCGCGCTGACCACGGGCGTGCAGGTGGTCGTCTGGGTGGCGGTGCCGCTCGCGATCGTCTGGGCCGGGATCATCTTCAACCTCGACCGGTTCCTCACCTCCACGATGACCGCGACGCGCAGCGTCTGGCGGCTCATCGGCCTGGCGTTCCCCCGCCTGATCATGGCGCTCCTCATCGGGGTCGTCGTCGCCGAGCCCGTCGTGCTGCAGGCGTTCCGCAACGACATCGCCCAGGAGGTCGCCTCCACGAACATCGTCCAGGCGCAGGAGGACCAGGCCGCCCTCGACTCCGGCCCCGAGAAGCAGGCGCTCGACGAGGCGACGGCCAGGCTCGCCGACCTGCAGAACCAGGCCGCGACCGGAGTCGTCTCCGGCACCGACTCGGCATCCGCGTCGCAGGCCGCGGCGCAGGCGACGGTCGACGACCTCACCGAGAAGCTCGCCGCCCAGCAGACCGTCATCGACGAGGCCCGCGCCCTGTACCAGTGCGAGCTCGAAGGCACGGGCGCGGGCGAGGTCGCGGGATGCACGGGCGTCGAGGGCGAGGGCGCGAGCTCCGACGCGGCCGAGGCCCAGCTCGCCGCGGCGCAGGCGACCTACGACGACCTCGCCGCCCAGCTGCGCGACGCGAACGAGGCGCTCGCCGAGACCGAGAGCGCCGCGGCCGAGCAGACGTCGGCCTCGGAGGCCACGAACCGGCAGGCCGCCGAGGACCAGCTGCCCGCGGCGCAGACGGCGTACGACGCCGCGCTCGCCGCCTACGACGCGCGCGCCGCATCCGTGGCGGAGACGAACGCCGGCGCGATCGGGCTGCTCAGCCAGATCAGCGGACTGAACCGGCTCTCGGAGCGGGAGCCGACGATCCTGTGGGCGCATCTGCTCATCGCGGGGCTGTTCCTCATGATCGAGCTGCTCCCCGTGATCGTGAAGGTGCTGACGAGCTTCGGCGACCCGTCGCTGTACGAGAAGGCCGCGGCCGTCCGGAGACAGGTGGCCCTCGACCGCGTGAACTCCGAGGGGTTCCGCGACCGCGCGGACATCCTCGCGGCCGAGTCCGGCTCACCGCCGCGCGCCGCGCAGCCCGCGTAG
- the rsmI gene encoding 16S rRNA (cytidine(1402)-2'-O)-methyltransferase — protein sequence MIILAATPIGNLGDASRRLVEVLGEASVVAAEDTRTTQRLLAGLGIENRPRLIALHDHNEKQRAAELVELARGVDLVVLSDAGMPTVSDPGYGLVAAAAEAGVDVTVIPGPSAVLTALAVSGLPTDRFTFEGFTARKPGERARELRALADESRTMVFFEAPTRVAQTLLDMALAFGGERRAVVARELTKLHEEVARGTLTELAAWAAGGVRGELVIVVAGAERRETALEDAVGQVLALVADGVRLKAAAAEVAEQTGRSSRDLYQAALAARV from the coding sequence GTGATCATCCTCGCGGCGACGCCCATCGGCAACCTCGGCGACGCCTCGCGGCGCCTCGTGGAGGTTCTGGGAGAGGCCTCGGTCGTGGCCGCGGAGGACACCCGCACGACACAGCGGCTGCTCGCGGGCCTCGGCATCGAGAACCGGCCGAGGCTCATCGCGCTGCACGACCACAACGAGAAGCAGCGGGCCGCGGAGCTCGTCGAGCTCGCCCGCGGCGTCGACCTCGTCGTGCTGAGCGACGCCGGGATGCCCACCGTGAGCGACCCCGGCTACGGTCTCGTCGCCGCGGCCGCGGAGGCGGGCGTCGACGTGACGGTCATCCCCGGTCCGTCGGCCGTGCTCACGGCGCTCGCCGTGTCGGGGCTCCCGACCGACCGCTTCACGTTCGAGGGATTCACGGCCCGGAAGCCGGGGGAGCGGGCCAGGGAGCTGCGGGCGCTGGCCGACGAGAGCCGGACGATGGTCTTCTTCGAGGCGCCCACCCGCGTGGCGCAGACGCTCCTCGACATGGCGCTCGCCTTCGGCGGCGAGCGTCGCGCGGTCGTCGCGCGCGAGCTCACGAAGCTGCACGAGGAGGTCGCCCGCGGGACGCTGACGGAGCTCGCGGCCTGGGCGGCCGGCGGCGTGCGCGGGGAGCTCGTGATCGTCGTCGCGGGCGCCGAACGGCGCGAGACCGCGCTCGAGGACGCCGTCGGCCAGGTGCTCGCGCTCGTCGCCGACGGCGTGCGGCTCAAGGCCGCCGCGGCCGAGGTGGCCGAGCAGACGGGCCGTTCGTCGCGCGACCTGTACCAGGCCGCGCTCGCCGCGCGCGTCTGA